One genomic segment of Culturomica massiliensis includes these proteins:
- a CDS encoding efflux RND transporter permease subunit, translating into MNFTEYALKNKALVYFFVVVLIVGGIYSFITMSKLEDPAITVKQAMVVTAYPGASAYQVELEVTDVLEKSIRSMGDLDHVESRSMDDVSEILVELSSTVPLAELQQNWDILRRKVVNVQAQLPEGAQTSVVMDDFGDVYGMFYAMVSDGFGYQEMMDYAQLVRRTVLDIDGVSSVDIYGEREPCIDVRILEDKMANLGVHPAEIILTLNSQNKTVYSGYYNSGEKRIRVGVNGNFKEIEDIRNLLIRGHEEDELKLGDVAEISKGYVEPAREGLWYDTIPAIAISIAMQEGGNIIDLGKVVDKKLDELKQEIIPAGIDFKKVFFQPTRVKEAINVFMVNLIESVLIVILVVMLSMGLRSGYIIGVGLVIVVLGSLVVLHMMHGTLQRVSLASFIIAMGMLVDNAIVIVDGIMVDLQRGVQKPAALVNITKKTAWPLLGATTIGILTFLPIYLSPDTTGEYVRDLFIVLAVSLWLSWILALAYVPIQAGRILKPKGKPVSEAVMYERPVYRFYRRILQFSVHYRWMIVAVVVILLAISMWGFRFIRQGFFPDLSYNQLYIEYQMPYGTNPETVRQDLASMEHYLMSRPEITAVTTSLGGTPSRYNLVRTVAEPALSYGELIVDFTSPATLKTNLNELQQYLSEHYPQGYVRMKQYNLMYMNFPVQFMISGPDPAVLKDLCRQAENIMRQDSTAVLVTNDWGPMTPVLDVKYHQQIARISGLSREDVSLALLAATEGLPIGSYYEGDHDLPIYIKSVNRKGERPEQINNVPVWSLAPSVNGLSMQMVRELMTGMVSENDILRGMIGSRPLNQAINGVDMNWEVPLVRRYNGQRSISVQCNNAPGFTADETRNSLLARMDSLQIPPGYTTEWLGEYLASTQSKQYLFKNVPVAIVLVIAILVALFADFRKPLMILLCLPLAIIGIVAGMLLAGKDFGFVAIVGALGLVGMMIKNGVVLVDEVNIQIQSGKEPFLALLDASSSRLRPVLLAAMTTILGMIPLVNDDMFGALAVTIMGGLFVGTIITLVILPVLYALFYRIRYKIQEKKAAESN; encoded by the coding sequence ATGAATTTTACAGAATATGCATTAAAAAATAAGGCGTTGGTTTACTTCTTTGTGGTGGTACTGATTGTCGGGGGGATTTATTCGTTTATAACGATGAGTAAGTTGGAAGACCCTGCAATTACAGTGAAGCAAGCTATGGTGGTGACGGCTTATCCGGGCGCTTCTGCTTATCAGGTGGAATTGGAAGTGACCGATGTACTCGAGAAATCGATTCGTTCGATGGGTGATCTGGATCACGTAGAGTCGCGTTCGATGGATGATGTTTCCGAGATATTGGTGGAATTGAGCAGTACGGTACCTTTGGCTGAATTACAACAAAATTGGGATATTTTACGCCGGAAAGTGGTAAATGTACAGGCACAGTTGCCGGAAGGGGCGCAGACTTCTGTCGTTATGGATGATTTCGGCGATGTGTACGGTATGTTTTATGCTATGGTATCGGATGGTTTCGGTTACCAGGAAATGATGGATTATGCTCAGTTGGTAAGACGTACCGTATTGGATATTGACGGGGTGAGTAGTGTCGACATTTATGGGGAAAGAGAACCTTGTATCGACGTTCGCATACTGGAAGATAAAATGGCGAATCTGGGGGTACACCCTGCAGAAATAATCCTGACATTGAACAGTCAGAATAAAACGGTGTATTCAGGCTATTATAACAGCGGGGAAAAACGTATCCGGGTCGGGGTAAACGGGAATTTTAAAGAGATAGAAGACATCCGGAATCTGTTGATCCGGGGGCATGAGGAAGATGAGTTGAAACTGGGCGATGTGGCCGAAATTAGTAAAGGTTATGTCGAGCCTGCCCGGGAAGGCTTGTGGTATGATACGATTCCGGCTATAGCTATTTCTATTGCGATGCAGGAAGGCGGAAATATTATAGATTTGGGAAAAGTCGTCGATAAAAAGCTGGATGAACTGAAACAGGAAATTATCCCGGCGGGGATTGACTTTAAAAAAGTGTTTTTTCAGCCCACCCGGGTAAAAGAAGCAATCAATGTTTTTATGGTCAACCTGATCGAATCGGTTCTGATTGTGATTCTGGTCGTCATGTTGTCGATGGGATTGCGCAGCGGATATATCATTGGGGTTGGCCTGGTAATTGTGGTTTTAGGTTCTTTGGTCGTTTTACATATGATGCACGGTACGTTGCAACGGGTATCCCTGGCTTCGTTTATTATAGCGATGGGGATGCTGGTAGACAATGCGATCGTGATTGTCGACGGAATAATGGTCGATTTGCAGCGGGGAGTGCAAAAACCGGCTGCATTGGTCAATATTACGAAAAAAACAGCCTGGCCTTTGCTGGGGGCTACTACAATCGGAATTTTAACGTTCTTACCGATCTATTTGTCTCCGGATACGACGGGAGAGTATGTTCGTGACCTCTTTATCGTATTGGCGGTTTCTCTTTGGCTGAGCTGGATACTGGCATTGGCTTATGTACCGATACAGGCTGGCCGTATCTTAAAGCCGAAAGGCAAACCGGTCAGCGAGGCAGTGATGTATGAGCGGCCGGTATACCGGTTCTACCGGAGAATATTGCAGTTCTCCGTACACTATCGCTGGATGATAGTTGCGGTTGTCGTCATCTTGCTGGCCATCAGTATGTGGGGATTTCGGTTTATCCGTCAGGGGTTTTTCCCGGATTTGAGTTACAATCAGTTGTATATTGAATATCAAATGCCTTACGGGACAAATCCGGAAACTGTCCGTCAGGATTTGGCATCTATGGAACATTACCTGATGAGCCGGCCTGAAATAACAGCCGTAACGACCAGTCTGGGAGGAACACCTTCCCGTTATAATTTGGTCAGGACAGTGGCAGAACCTGCTTTAAGCTATGGAGAGCTGATCGTGGATTTTACCTCTCCGGCTACCTTGAAAACGAATTTGAATGAGTTGCAGCAATATCTTTCGGAACATTATCCCCAGGGATATGTCCGGATGAAACAATATAACCTGATGTATATGAATTTTCCGGTGCAATTTATGATCTCCGGTCCCGATCCGGCTGTGCTGAAAGATTTGTGCAGACAGGCAGAGAATATCATGCGTCAGGATTCGACGGCTGTTTTGGTGACGAATGACTGGGGGCCGATGACCCCTGTTCTGGATGTAAAGTACCATCAACAAATCGCCCGTATTTCCGGTTTATCGCGTGAGGACGTCAGTCTGGCTTTATTGGCGGCAACGGAGGGTTTACCGATAGGTTCCTATTATGAAGGAGATCATGATTTACCGATTTATATCAAAAGTGTAAACCGTAAGGGAGAACGTCCGGAACAGATTAATAACGTTCCGGTATGGAGTTTGGCCCCTTCGGTAAACGGGTTGAGTATGCAAATGGTCCGGGAGCTGATGACGGGAATGGTGTCTGAAAATGACATCCTGCGGGGAATGATAGGCTCCCGGCCTTTGAACCAGGCTATTAACGGTGTGGATATGAACTGGGAAGTCCCTTTGGTACGCAGGTATAACGGGCAGCGTTCGATCTCCGTACAATGTAATAACGCTCCCGGATTTACGGCGGACGAAACACGTAACAGTTTACTGGCACGTATGGATTCACTTCAGATTCCACCCGGTTATACGACCGAATGGCTTGGAGAATACCTGGCCAGCACCCAGTCGAAGCAATATCTTTTTAAGAACGTTCCTGTAGCTATCGTGTTGGTAATTGCCATCCTGGTCGCGTTGTTTGCGGATTTCCGTAAGCCTTTGATGATATTGCTCTGTTTGCCTTTGGCTATCATCGGAATTGTAGCCGGGATGCTGTTGGCGGGAAAAGATTTCGGTTTTGTCGCAATTGTGGGCGCATTGGGTTTGGTCGGTATGATGATCAAAAACGGGGTTGTCCTCGTTGATGAAGTAAATATACAGATACAGAGCGGCAAAGAGCCGTTTCTGGCTTTGCTCGATGCCTCTTCTTCACGTTTGAGGCCTGTGCTGCTGGCGGCGATGACGACAATTCTCGGAATGATCCCTCTGGTTAATGACGATATGTTCGGAGCATTGGCGGTTACGATTATGGGCGGATTATTTGTGGGCACGATTATTACTTTGGTTATACTGCCCGTGTTGTACGCTCTTTTTTATCGGATACGTTATAAAATACAGGAGAAAAAAGCGGCAGAGTCAAATTAG
- a CDS encoding TolC family protein has translation MKYFVIIALLFFTDNAGLWAQVRLDRQQCREMALENSKQMAIAGKEKEKAVYTLKSVRAGFFPRLSATGIGFYNQEKYSYKLKGGYLPTYVPDGQGQLQPNVMLDPATGRPVIGADGKPVFKEYAFLPDIGIKIGMRGVYLAGVQLEQPVYMGGKVRAAHQMARTGEVMAEENVRFNRSEILLQVDRAYWQMLRVQEQVGAAKAYREVVKALLQDLRNSQEVGMVSNNDVLKVEVKYNEAQLMLQKATNGLILSQMDLCRLIGLDLNTRLHLSDTLPEATSTGLPDAGGNVEQRPDYKLLKEEIGLKQKEINLARSEFLPQIGVSVGYGYGGGLELNGETDASASLNAMASVRIPLFYWGEGRNKIKVAEVEREMSQLNLEKSAQLMELEVASTRFNIQDARTRIEMCRNALKQAEENLRISKAQYDVGMESLSNLLEAQAQWQEAWSQWVDAKAMLQLSVSEYLKAVGGLE, from the coding sequence ATGAAGTATTTTGTAATTATAGCTTTGTTGTTTTTTACAGACAATGCCGGTCTTTGGGCGCAGGTCAGGCTGGATCGTCAGCAATGCCGGGAAATGGCACTCGAAAACAGCAAACAGATGGCAATAGCCGGCAAGGAGAAAGAAAAGGCTGTGTATACGCTGAAATCTGTACGGGCCGGTTTTTTCCCGAGATTATCGGCGACCGGTATTGGTTTTTACAATCAGGAAAAATATTCGTACAAGCTGAAAGGCGGTTATCTGCCGACTTATGTTCCTGATGGACAGGGACAGTTACAGCCGAATGTGATGCTTGATCCGGCAACCGGTCGTCCGGTGATCGGTGCGGACGGGAAGCCGGTTTTTAAGGAGTATGCTTTTTTGCCCGATATAGGTATTAAAATCGGAATGCGGGGTGTTTACCTGGCCGGCGTACAATTGGAACAACCGGTTTATATGGGCGGTAAGGTCCGGGCTGCCCATCAGATGGCACGGACGGGAGAGGTGATGGCGGAAGAGAATGTACGGTTCAATCGTTCGGAGATATTATTACAGGTCGACCGGGCGTATTGGCAGATGCTAAGGGTACAGGAACAAGTGGGGGCAGCTAAAGCTTACCGGGAAGTGGTAAAGGCTTTGTTGCAGGATCTTCGTAATTCACAGGAAGTCGGCATGGTCAGCAACAACGACGTATTGAAGGTGGAAGTGAAATACAATGAAGCTCAGTTGATGTTGCAAAAAGCGACAAACGGGTTGATACTTTCACAAATGGATCTTTGCCGCTTGATCGGTTTGGACCTAAATACCCGATTACATTTGAGCGATACCCTGCCGGAAGCGACTTCGACCGGTTTACCCGATGCCGGTGGGAATGTGGAACAACGCCCCGATTATAAATTACTGAAAGAAGAAATCGGGTTGAAACAGAAAGAAATAAATCTTGCCCGTTCGGAATTTTTACCGCAAATTGGTGTTTCTGTAGGCTATGGTTATGGCGGTGGACTTGAATTGAACGGTGAAACAGATGCCAGTGCTTCGCTGAATGCCATGGCTTCTGTCCGGATCCCTCTGTTTTATTGGGGAGAAGGAAGGAATAAAATAAAGGTTGCTGAGGTAGAGCGCGAGATGAGCCAGTTGAATCTGGAAAAATCTGCTCAACTGATGGAATTGGAGGTTGCCTCTACCCGGTTTAATATTCAGGATGCCCGTACCCGTATTGAGATGTGCCGGAATGCCTTGAAACAGGCAGAAGAAAATTTGCGCATATCGAAGGCGCAATATGATGTCGGTATGGAAAGTCTTTCGAATTTGCTCGAAGCACAGGCACAGTGGCAAGAAGCCTGGAGTCAGTGGGTGGATGCCAAAGCAATGCTGCAACTTAGTGTATCGGAATACCTGAAAGCCGTCGGAGGTCTGGAATAA